DNA from Quercus lobata isolate SW786 chromosome 1, ValleyOak3.0 Primary Assembly, whole genome shotgun sequence:
ATTGGTTTTGAAATGTAAAACCGACAATCGACCCACTGGGGTTGGGTTTGACAGTTCGAAACCCGTGTTTGACCGCCAGAGTCGTCGGATCGAGTGGCAGTGGGTCGGACTCGAGTAGGTTGGCTGGGTTGAGCGATTCGGCGGGTCTCCTGTACAGCCCTACCCAGAGATGACGAGGTTAAACATGCTGTTTTGGGTTTGCTCGTTTCGATCAAGAGCGAGATTGTTCCAGAACAATCTAAGCTCGCTAAGATTTTCTCCAAGTTGGGGCTTCGTGACACTTCGAGTTAtagagaagaaattgaaaatctcgAAGAAGAGGTTTAGAGTCAGAACCAGAGCGACGAGAAATAAAAATCGGAGGCGATTTCTTTGATTGGTCTTGTTCGCTATGCTAAATCTGTGCTATTCGGAGCTTTTATGCCGGATTCGGGTGGGTTgttgggtggtgggttttgtggtggATATTGGTATTGGGGTGAGGTTGGGCTGCAGTGGTGGGGTTTGGATTTGTAGGTTGTGAGTGGCATTGATGGTGGTTTTgtgtgattaattttttttggatgtggTGGGTTGCAACTTGTTGTGATTGTGGTGGTTGGGGGTGTGACTGTGGCTGTGACAATGGTTGACCATGGCTGAGGTGTGGTTGCTGTGGCTGAGGTGGTACTAGTTGTTGCAGCGTGGGTctctaggttgtttttgtttttgtttttctagttGATGGTGGTATGAGGATGTGGGTTTGGGTGGTGATGAgattgtgggtttgggtttgtgattttggtggttggggATTGTGGTGGCTGCCAGctggtggttttttttattttattttattttatggtggTGGTGTCTGGCAGTGGCTAGTCGTGGGTGTGGCTGTGATTGGGGTTGCTTGGACTGAGAAGAAAGTGgtggaaagagagagacaaagtggtaaaataaaaataatattatttaaatgaacttgtaaaaaaaaatagaatgtttgaTATTTGGTGGATTGTAAAGTGgtatgttaaaattgataaaatagaattttgaaatggtaaatgttaaaatatttatcacacttgatgagaatgctcttagcAGTGGTTTTTTGATCTAATATATTTGATGGTTtagtattaatttaaaaaaaaaaaaaaaaaaaattccgtgGATTGATAGAAATGAAAAGCCAATCAATGTCTGCAAAGATAATAATCTTTAGCAATATTGTTAGGTTTCAAGCATACACGGCTATTCGATGTGAACTGCGGTTGAAGGTATGTTTTTGACTAATTACTTTGAAATCAAAATCATATAcctgaaaaattaaaaagtacaGTACTTATTTGGTTCCTGTTTTTcgtaatagttttttttttttttttttttttttttttctacatgaaaactatttcttaatacattgcaatatatataattttctatcAAAATAGAACTCAACTTTCTTCAAAACTCATATAGTCATATCATATGTTGTAGTTGACTTTTCCACaaccaacaaattaaataaaacttatgtttGTTATCTCATAATATATCCAataattttcttacaaaaatacTAACTATTGTTGCTAGGTAAAAAAGAATTcaggataataataataataataataataataataataataatgtgagGACTTTTATTAATTATGTAAGCCTAACAATGCCATAGTGCTCAAGAAACAGACACAAATCATAAACTTGGAACGAAAGAGGGAAGTGAACCACTCAATGAAGGGAAAGATCTTACTGCATACTCGTATGCATATATAATTATGtggcagcaaaaaaaaaagggataaatgTCTAAGAAACCACTTGGTCATATGCACCCTTAGACACATGATGATTTCTTTTTGCAGCAAAACTTTTCCCCCTCAATGAATTAGATCAAACAAATAGACAAAAAGAACTAAGATTTACGCTATTATGTTAAAACATAATGATTCAAACCTTCCTATTGACAATcactaaatataaatttatttatgagtTCTCATTTTTGTCTATGTGTACTGGGCATTGAACAAAGTGGCACGTGGGTGCGGCATTTTTAAACTTAATTGCTAAGCATGTCACTAACCAAGTCAAAAGAACCCCACTGTGAGTAATCACTGTACTAAATGtaactactattttttttttctttttttttcaagttaatGTATGCTTTTAAAgcatttattaacaaattattttaagaaagttttaagaGTTCGATTAATGTGTCTTTATGGtttagtaacttttttatttttctataaaattttttctaaagtaGTATGTTAATATATGCACTAAGAACACACATCAGTAAAACTTAATTAAGTTTTAAcacaacttttataaaaaatataaaaactcccaaaaaaaaaaaaaaaaaaaaactcttacagcatttatagaaaatataattttttttctaaattactTCATTAATAAATACTCTTATGgcatttattactttttttttttttttttttaggaacaaatTTAACTACTATATTCAAAACGAAAACTTAACTATACTGATTATCAGTAATAGGGAACAACCCAACCACCACGCAATCTACGTGCCACTAATATTCGAAACAAAAACTCAACTTTACAGTTTTTATTTGctattggagagagagagagtgttgCCGACACAATGGTATCACCAGCGTGTGTGGCCCATGCAGTCGAGAGGGGATACCCTAGGAGATTAATAGCGTGCGAAGCTATTAATTTAGTAGCCACAGGgaatgtttgtgtgtgtgattttatttatttatttatttattattattattactttttaaagtTCTTTTTGAAAGTGAAAGTTTAGAAATTCTTACGACTTTGAAAATGTGGAGCAGCAATGGTTGAGGAATTATACACTTCATCAGTCGTCAACTTCAGTACGTAGCCGCCACCTTTTTgtaatcaattttatttataaaattatttatatatatatatatatatatatttttttttttaattttttgactaTACCTTTGTAATCATCAATGCCTTGCCAATAAGCCTTGTAAAACAATGCAAATAAAGGGGCAAGATAAACGTATATGAAAATGagattataatttatttttgaccAACAAACAAACTGCTACTAACTACCACTATCGTAGTTTTATAGTTTTCTATACAGCAACGTAAATTAGGTGCGACAATGTGTAAACTTTGATGGTTTGTGGTTCAACTACCCTACTCTACTTCAGTAGGGTGATCATTCAgcaatcaaaattttcccaCTTGTGCTATTCTCCAACCACcttggtacaaaaatttaatatacGAGTACATTTGGAAATAGCGTAACAATGCAATTGATTTCTAATGAATAcccaacaaaggaaagaagcatGAGTGGAAGATGCCAAAACatactatataaaaaaagaaagctatGAGCCTGGACTCTCAAATCCCCCTTAGAAATCATCTACTTCTTGCTTGAGATCATTATCATttgctctctccctctctcattttttttttcctcacatggAGTTGGAAGGCATACTCCAATTTTTTGAGAACAAGACTGTTTTAGTCACTGGTGCCACAGGTTTTCTAGCAAAAggttctttctctttctctctctccctccttgGCTTCTCTTGTTTATGTATAGCACAACGTGCGTGTTTTGCTTGTTTATAATcttgtgtgtgcatgtgttgAAGGATGTTGGTGTTAGTGATAAGTGATAACCCTACTTGAAAAATGCATGCAGTGTTTGTGGAGAAAATACTAAGGGTTCAACCAAATGTGAAAAGGCTCTATCTTCTTGTGAGAGCTTCAGACAACAAGTCTGCTACACAACGCTTTCGTGAAGAGGTACcccaattaaatatttttaattctctaataaagaaaatgaatgcACCAAACTACATAttggttttcagtttttacatgTTACATGATCTCTTTAATTTAGAGTGAAATGTAAAATACATGTTTACATTTggaaaaattgttattttgatCCTTaatgtttaaaaactaaaataggtttaaataaattatttttattattacatgTGGTTTAGTAACGTTTAAGGAACTTTGTGTTTAATCAGTCATTTGTACTATTTATTTGTAGGTGATAGAAAAAGACATATTTAGggttctaaaaaataatttgggtgCAAATCTAGAATCCTTTATATTTGAAAGGGTTACTCCTATCTCTGGTGACATCAGTGACGAGAATTTCGGAATCAAAGATTCTATATTAATAGAAGAGATGTGGAAAGAAATAGACATCGTCTTAAATTCTGCTGCTACAACAAACTTTGATGAAAGGTAACAAAGAACAATATTGTATGCATAGTCAAAATgattcatataattaaacaatgaAACTATTTTACCTTTTCTATTCCTTTCTTTAGATATGATGTTGCATTGGGCATCAACACATATGGAGCTTTGCATGTTTTGAACTTTGCAAAGAAGTGTATTAAATTGAAGGTGCTTCTCCATGTATCAACCGGTCAGTGTAGACTTGAACTCTGCCCTTCTAAACTGATTTAGTTTACTTGAGCTCTCCTCAATAGACTACTGTTGTTGTTTTTACAGCTTATGTGTCTAGCGAAATGGAGGGCAACATACTTGAGAGCCCATTACACATGGAAGACACGCCAAAGGGAACCTCAAGATTAGTTATCAATGCCGAAAAAGAAGTTGTGGAGGAATACCTAGATAGATTACAAGAACAAGGTGCCACAAATGAAGAGATCACATCCACCATGAAGGATTTGGGCATTAAAAGGTTTTTAAGAATCTTACAGAATATGTTGAAaattctttaataaaatttttaatgacaTAATAGTTGTCACCTTCATGTCAATCATATGTATTTACTAAAAACgtttttgaaataataaatgaaatgaCTAGTGTGTACAACTAAGTGTACACACATAGTACACACAACATCATTTTACAAGGGAACTCATGAGTGTAAGTCACGatttcaaactttgaaattGTGACTTAAAGTCATGAGCTCTCTTGTAAATTGTAGATTGTGTATACTAGAATGTATGTAATAGGAAGTATTGCAAAAACAAAGTCTTTTGTGgctgatcttttttttttttcccccttattgttttaatttgatttgtttcttttaattaattgcAAGGGCAAAACTATATGGATGGCCAAACACCTATGTATATACGAAGGCATTAGGGGAAATGATTTTAGGACAATTTCATCAGAATCTGCCCTTGGCTATCGTACGTCCCACCATGGTAACCAGTACTTACAAAGAACCATTTTCAGGTTGGATTGAAGGCGCGAGGTAATCATAATTTGACATGGAATTATACAAGCTCACAATTctgaaaaactatcttttattttttggttggttaATTGAGAAGATAAGGTGATCAAGAAAATAAAGTGGCTCAAGTGACAGTTTAGTAATAACGGCATCATTTGTGATGCTCTATGTTTGTGATTCGAACCCCACTTGTCACTCCCCATCGTTTACCTATAAAACagtcaagaaaaataatactattctagactattttttttttttttctcctattttcatgattgattCACGTTTTGTTAAATGGAATTTCCTTGTTACAGAACCATGGATGGTGTAATTACTGCCTACGGTAAAGGGAGATTGAAAATCTTTCTTGGCCATCCTAATTCAATCTTAGATGTTGTGAGTTAAATTCATTCTTTACTCATTAAGCAAATACATGTAGATAAATCTATTTATCCAGCTTATATGCTTGTGTTTGCCTACGTCATTATTTTCAACAAGCTTTCaatattgaattttgaaagTCTTGCAGATACCAGCAGACATGGTGGTAAATTCTATTATTATGGCCATGGTGACTCATGCAAATAAGTCTTCTCAGATCATCTTCCATGTGGGTTCTTCATTGAGAAATCCCATGAAACTCTCTAGTCTTTCAATTTTTACATTCCGGTACTTCACTCAAAATCCGTGGATTGATAGATATGGAAAGTCAATCAACGTCCCCCATCCGAAAATTTTTAGTAGTATCGCTAGCTTTCAAGCATACATGGATATTCGATATATACTGCCATTGAAGGTATGCTTTCGGCTAATTACTTTGTGACCAAAATCATATACATGAAAAATGAAAGTACTGTGCTTGTTTGGTTCCtgtttttagtaataattttttacatgGATGGACGCAGGATTTTAATTGAGAAGGACTGAAGtatgaatcaattttttttttaatgaaaaactaaaCTAGCATGCATTTAGTATTAACCAAATATACACAAATGAAACGacacaaaataattgtttattaataCAATACAATGCAGTTGTCTATCAACatataacttcttttttttggctgaatctATCAACATATAACTTGACACCCTTAAAAACTCAATTATTGTGGTTGACTTTCTCATAATTtactaatcaaataaaatttacttttacTATCTCACTATATGTCCAATAATTTCCTAACAAAAAGACTAGTAATTATTgccaagtaaaaaataaaggaaaaaaataaaaatacaatgtGAGAAGTCTATTTAGTAAGCCTAAAATTGCCGTAGTTCCCAATCAACaaacacaaatcacaaaccACTCAATGAATTAGATAAGACAAATGCACAAAAAGAACTATAGATTTAAGCtattaagtttaaaaaataatgatataaacCCACCTAATGACAATcactaaatataaatttataatatcccgCTATCTAATTAACTAATTGTGCCTAGGTGCACTGGCCATTGGACAAAGTGGCGTGTGGGTGTGAAATTTTTAATCTAAATTGTTATGTCACTAAGTCAAAACAACCCTACAATAATATCAGACACTAAACATGCATTATCACAGAAAAAAATGCATTATCACTAAAATGATTTTGAATCAGACACTAAACATGCATTATAACAGGAAAAACGTCCCCTCAATATATGTATTCTCTATACTAtaatatcactattttatttttctttctaacaATATTCTTTGAAGGTGTTATGGTTAGCAAATCTGGTGCTTTGCCAGTATTATCGGGGCATATATATTAATCTTAACCGGAAGGTCAGAGTAGTGATGCGATTGGTTGACCTCTACAAACCATATGTATATTTTACAGGCAGGTTGGTATTGTTTATTGTAATGATTAGTTTTTCAATTGTGATTTCAATGTATCCACTGATAATAATAAGCTTTTGTTTTCCGTACAGCTTTGATGACTCTAACACAGAAAAGCTAAGAGTGGCGATTAGAGAGAGTGATGTCGATGAAAATTTGTTTTACTTTGACCCAAGGTGCATTGACTGGGAAGACTACATTATGAACACTCATATTCCTGGTCTGACAAAGTACTCAATGAAACCATAACTTTGAGggattgtttgtttttatttcgcAAAATGTTGtgtgatttgaaatttcattCATCAATAAGGCAATAGCAACCTACCTAGCTAGTTACCATTCTGCTTAGAATTTTACTTGAAGTGAATTAGTGTTCAGAAATTTAATATGtaagaaataaatgaatagaTGTGAGGAGCTAAATAAATGTATGTTACAAATTAATAAAGTGTGAAAAGGGAGTTAAAGGGTTGTATTTGGAGTATACATACTTATTTGTAACCAAGAGGGAAAcaattctcttctttttattctttctcccttcaatattttattgtgaatgTTTGAGATTGTTTAGATGCATGTGTAAGCCAACCAACTCGTAGTGAAGCGAATTTTGAGCGAAAATTCTTATGGTGTGAATCGAAATTGTTAACACGCGTACGTGATCAAAAAAACTTACAAGATCAAAAAAACCTTGGACTCCAAATCACAAATAGTCCTTGCAAAAGGTTTAAAAGAATGATCAGCGAGCTCAAATGTTGATCTATAAGGTTTTTGATGAAACCACGTTCGAGAAATTTGTAAATGTAATTGTCTAATCAAGCGTACGTGAGAGGTCTTCACAATTCTCAAAGGTGCTGATCAATAATGTGACGAAACTTCACTTTTAAATGTTTATAAGCGAGTTTGAACATTTACACATGAAAGAATATGAATTAGTTTCATATTATTTATGAAGAGTGTTGAGTCCATAAAAGTCATTAAATCGTCCATTTTAATGGACGATTATTGTGTCATTAGTAGGCCATCAAAGAAAGATAAGTAACCACTCAACACATTCAATAACGACCATTAAagatcttaaattctcatcaagACAAAGAACGTTACAATTAGAATAATAATCGGTATCACCCTCATTTATGTACAATAACTACTTGAGTCACCTATAAAAGGAACAATCTATTTCACTTGCTAAAGTACATCAAAAAGACTACAAAGTATCatctatatacaaaatatatgaGCTGATACTAACTCAAATATCAAAAACTTCTCCACCAAGCACAACTCGGTGATCTCTTTCATTAGCTTTCTTATTCTTGCAGATCTTAAAAGCTTGTTAAAAACATTAGTTTGGATGATTGACCCAACTGatgatttttggcatcatcaatttGGCACTGTTTGTAAGGATTCGATATCAGCCATTAAGCTCTTCCTACAACAAAGGTCTCTTAACTCAGTTGAGGGCTATGAATAACAAGATACTAGACCAAGAGTATCTCATGGGATGATACCAATTGATCATCTCTTCACTCTGCAAATTCCCATTTCTTTGACCACTTTTGCAATCTAAGATTGGGCTGAGATGCAGGAGATAAATAGGTCTCAAATCCTATGGCCTATACCTTGACTCCTTGAGGGTCCACACTACTGAAGTAAAGAAACAAAGTACACATTTTTGGGTCTTATGGTGGAGAGGAGACCAAACAGATGGTTCATTCATTATAAGGCACAGACTAAATGTTGGACGACCATAAAATTTGAGTGACCTCGACAAACCTAAGGGTATGGCCCAATTCAAAGAACAAAGTCACACACTATAGTCTAAACTTTAAAGGTCAGATTTAcgcatttttttccttttctactCTCCAAGTATTTCCAAAtaatatttaagtttatttCACGCTCCACTATTCTGAAAAGACACATGTTGGTGAATGAAATaagaattaacaaaataaattactaTAATACTTTTCCATCCTTGAATGCAAAAAGTTGGACAATATTATAATTCCCAAGTTCTATGTTTACAGGTGAGTTTGAACCTTTACACATGAAAGAATATGAATTAGTTTCATGTTATTTTAAAAGAGTATTGGGTTTTCTATACCATTAAAAAGGATATTGTAACAATTTGGATTATGATGTTGTAGTACAAACAATGCGTAGGTCAATAGCTTCAAATGTTGGCTATATTGTTGTGGTATCTTTGTTTACTGGCAATGTTAGAATTTAGATACATCGTGGacataaaaaaagattaatgttaacttatgagagagagagagagagagagagagagagagagattgtatCCAAATATTATATTGGAATTAATTGTTTATTagataaacaataataatttaaatacatTTATAATCTAAATTTAAGTATTAGTAAGCACTTTTGCACTaaagtaaataatatcttaagagagaaaaagagacacactaaagtaaataatatcttaagagagaaaaagagacacctttgttaaaaaaaaaaaaaaaatttattttcttgcatttgtatataaaattaatgaCTAGGTtatcttaataaattaaatacataatCATGTCGGGTTCAGGTATCTAATTAGGCATCACTGAAAAATGCAAAAACCATAAAggaattaaaatttagaatccAAACACACTCCAAATTAATCCGTTTAAAGAAAATCCTCATCCATCACTATTAAGCTTGGGTTGAGTTGAAAAACCCATTAAACTGAACACATTATCAATTTTCATCCCTAGCCACAGCCCTTCACTCAAATTTCTATTGCAGTCCATTTGGCTATATTGAGAAAGCGATGaaaaggttttgaaaaaaaattgtaattagtTTTAGGaacacaacttttttattttactttttactttagTATTTCCCATTTTTATCTTACGTACTCttgaaagataagaaaaaaatattatttcctttTAAAGTCTTGTTAATTAAAAGAGTGCCAATTCTATCCGTGGAGCGTAAAACCCCATTCGTCACATTGCCCCACATCAGCTAATTGCAAACTAACGAATAAAACTTATCACACATAATCTTGCCTCTGAAAATTCATGTACCAAAATTGTATCTTCCTCAAAAGTTAGAACCAACCAAACCTCCAAGCTAGCTAAGACATAGCCCCTGCCACCGGAGATGCTGCCCAAAATCCTTTGGAGAAGTTGCTACTGAGctaagtttcttttttctcgatttcttttttctttttcccaattTTCATTATCCAATGTACAATCTTTTTAAGATATATATCCAATCTGGATTGTGTGCAAGTTTGCGGGTTTGGCTCAAGATTTGCATATGGGATAAAGGTGTGGATCTTGGTGGGGGAAGACAAGGTTTCGGTGTCTCCGCTATTTGTAGGtgattaaattttgaaacttttgctTTTGCACGTGTGTTTTGGAGCCTGGGTTCTTGGTCTATTGTGGTTGTggggtttgttttgtttttaaggtttggtaaaataaaatttacgaggaggaagagagatgaCCAAATGGTCCAAATCATTGACCTGGTCATGTTGTCTTTGTACATAGCAGGTCATTAACTATCTCTAGAGTTGTTCCAACCCTGCTTCTTAAATCTCCAGTCCTCTTGGCTAGTGTCTTTGTTCATAGTCTCTTTTGGTGCTTGTGTCTTGCTCTGCCTTTGTTCTTTCGTCTTGCTTTGTTTTTGGCTATAACgtttatttcttttatgaatgtgtagagagggaaaattcccgacctatcacaagctgacacgtcacattaccaagtccacaaaatacagcaaattacagaacaccatgtattgctgctaggttttgctatcactattcagaagccaacagaaatttgccaagtgtcatgcaagagccaatcacgcatcagcgcatgtgtaagcgatgactcaagcagcctcgcacgtgtaagcgatgactcaagcagcctcacacgtgtaagcgatgactcaagcaacctcgcacatgtaagcgatgacttaagcggaccaatcaagctgtgacatgtgtcaccaatcaagctccaccacgtgtcgctcacccaccccaaaactcctataaatagaagccttcctgagacatttagaggaccagaattcagaagtgaaaaagctctgtgaagatcaagcctcaaagccttcaagaacttcaagaacttcaaccccaaaatcgaagaacattcgaagcagaatcatccagatcatctgcctagatcctaaagttcacgggaatcaagccaaaagtgtccgaaaacatcaacaactcacaaatcattgaagctcaacggattcaagcctctaaagctccgaagaacttccaccacaaaccttcaaagacgaagaacgcacaaagaacacgaagaacgcgaagaacaaaggatttctaaacaagctcatagccagagattcattgtaattccgtttcagtaatcttcgatccatccatcaaccaaattgaaggatattttgtgttcaagtcaaatccacattaccataaatctaatcaataagttttgcaaggagatcgaatcagagaatcactcttttgtaattccagagaattgtaccacacaatcatcaatacaaattcgcatttgtgaaactattttacttgtttgatttatttcaaactagagaTTTAGTCGCTTACAGAATGAATAttcatcttcaaaaaaaaaaaaaaaaaaaatcaccgaTGGTGGTGACTTCTTCAGCTTCCTTGTGCCTTCGATAACATCACCGTTGCTAACATCAACACAGAAAGTTCAttgttttgttggtttgttttttatttttatttttactttttttaataattttaattttaatgagatttttaattggGTGTTGATGTGGCGTTATATTATTGGTGGCATGAACCCCTTGGTTTACGCCACATCCAGACaaaatttaaactctaattaaaaaCTATGCACTACACACACCCACAAAAACGAAGTCCCCTCAGTATTGGTATTCTCTATGCTATAAtatatcacctttttttttttttttcctttaaacttgaatatcatcattttaatatattgatgCCCATTTGTTTAACTTTGATTTTAAGTGCATTGACTGGGAACTGGGAAGACTACATTATGCACACCCATATTCTAGGGGCTTGATATGAGTGTACATATTAGAAAATGCTTGGTTCACTAAGTGTAAACCAATATTTGATAATGTATATTGTAAACACCCTATTTCAATCTATCAATTATGATGCATACTCACTCGAGCTTGTATCCCTCTAAATGATGAGCCAATTTAAATAATGCGCCAAAACTTTCCGATATCCATTGAGATTCTGAAAGAGTTTTGGACGAGCTCTTTGGTCACTGTGCTACATATTGAAAATCTTGAGGAGAGTCTTGAGAGGAGAAGTATAAAATAGAGTGAAAATACAcaaattttgaatgaaattttactcccaaaaaatttccaccttttttctaaagttttgttttagttttttttttttttggttatttcagggtttacctttctttaaattttaaaactgttttaaaaaagagattgataaaaatattttgagaaaaaaaaaaaaaatccaatcctGGGGGCCAAATTTAACTTCGAACTACTAAACCCAGAGCTCCATCTAAACCCACAACAGCACCGGCAATTTCAGCCCCAAAGCCCAAAACAGGCTCAATCACTAAAACCACCTTCATTACCACAGCAAATCCCACCAAATACATCCTCTCAAAAAACACAGATTTTGAAATTTgcttttttataattcaataattagggGGAGATTtgaattcataatattttcattaaaaacattaaaatgtGTCTACCAGTTAAGTCAAGTTACCAGGCTTTCGATTTGTTAATGGCATGGGTGTTGAATCGTTGATAAGGTTTGGGCTTGCAGTTGGATTTTggtgaaattaaaataaaaggttagATTTTGATTTCTTCTAGGAT
Protein-coding regions in this window:
- the LOC115979665 gene encoding alcohol-forming fatty acyl-CoA reductase-like isoform X2, whose protein sequence is MELEGILQFFENKTVLVTGATGFLAKVFVEKILRVQPNVKRLYLLVRASDNKSATQRFREEVIEKDIFRVLKNNLGANLESFIFERVTPISGDISDENFGIKDSILIEEMWKEIDIVLNSAATTNFDERYDVALGINTYGALHVLNFAKKCIKLKVLLHVSTAYVSSEMEGNILESPLHMEDTPKGTSRLVINAEKEVVEEYLDRLQEQGATNEEITSTMKDLGIKRAKLYGWPNTYVYTKALGEMILGQFHQNLPLAIVRPTMVTSTYKEPFSGWIEGARTMDGVITAYGKGRLKIFLGHPNSILDVIPADMVVNSIIMAMVTHANKSSQIIFHVGSSLRNPMKLSSLSIFTFRYFTQNPWIDRYGKSINVPHPKIFSSIASFQAYMDIRYILPLKVLWLANLVLCQYYRGIYINLNRKVRVVMRLVDLYKPYVYFTALMTLTQKS
- the LOC115979665 gene encoding alcohol-forming fatty acyl-CoA reductase-like isoform X1; amino-acid sequence: MELEGILQFFENKTVLVTGATGFLAKVFVEKILRVQPNVKRLYLLVRASDNKSATQRFREEVIEKDIFRVLKNNLGANLESFIFERVTPISGDISDENFGIKDSILIEEMWKEIDIVLNSAATTNFDERYDVALGINTYGALHVLNFAKKCIKLKVLLHVSTAYVSSEMEGNILESPLHMEDTPKGTSRLVINAEKEVVEEYLDRLQEQGATNEEITSTMKDLGIKRAKLYGWPNTYVYTKALGEMILGQFHQNLPLAIVRPTMVTSTYKEPFSGWIEGARTMDGVITAYGKGRLKIFLGHPNSILDVIPADMVVNSIIMAMVTHANKSSQIIFHVGSSLRNPMKLSSLSIFTFRYFTQNPWIDRYGKSINVPHPKIFSSIASFQAYMDIRYILPLKVLWLANLVLCQYYRGIYINLNRKVRVVMRLVDLYKPYVYFTGSFDDSNTEKLRVAIRESDVDENLFYFDPRCIDWEDYIMNTHIPGLTKYSMKP